From Solanum stenotomum isolate F172 unplaced genomic scaffold, ASM1918654v1 scaffold10990, whole genome shotgun sequence, a single genomic window includes:
- the LOC125849804 gene encoding RING-H2 finger protein ATL54-like, producing the protein MVFHDRKLIFESLDNSTGKNCSSYYCNPKENLSRICPISCMYICYPICSFPLFSEIEPPLPPNFFTPKVPISQSPHKPIISIFLIILFSVLATSFFLFCCFVVYRIRNAIILSRPQQRVEEEEEEEFSDIVDEDIHGPMVDHPIWYIRTAGLQPSIISAITICKYKTGEGIIEGTECSVCLSEFEEDETLRILPKCNHAFHIPCIDTWLRAHTNCPMCRAGIVIAPAATPSLPEQNSGLRHEEEAHAGISENATELTLEIENEGESLELSSMDISGNSKEDVGNGTNEGVLSEFSATRRSTSFESLSTASVSQSTLDGNEMSARMKNLCLDRVMQEQQMIRRSQSAVLLR; encoded by the exons ATGGTATTCCATGATCGAAAGCTGATCTTTGAATCACTTGATAATTCTACTGGTAAAAATTGTAGCAGTTATTATTGTAACCCAAAAGAGAATCTTTCTCGAATTTGTCCAATTTCATGTATGTATATTTGTTACCCAATTTGTAGTTTTCCCCTGTTTTCTGAAATCGAACCACCATTGCCACCAAACTTTTTCACCCCCAAAGTTCCTATTTCTCAATCTCCACATAAACCCATTATTTCCATCTTCTTGATTATTCTGTTTTCTGTGTTGGCTacttctttcttccttttttgttgCTTCGTGGTTTACAGAATCCGGAATGCAATAATTTTGTCAAGACCGCAGCAAcgagttgaagaagaagaagaggaggagttTAGTGATATTGTTGATGAAGATATTCATGGACCTATGGTGGATCATCCTATATGGTATATCAGAACAGCGGGTCTTCAGCCATCAATCATCAGCGCCATCACGATTTGCAAGTATAAAACAGGAGAAGGAATCATTGAAGGAACAGAGTGCTCTGTTTGCTTGAGTGagtttgaagaagatgaaactCTTAGGATTTTGCCAAAGTGTAACCATGCTTTTCACATACCTTGTATTGACACTTGGCTTAGAGCACACACCAATTGTCCCATGTGCCGTGCCGGCATTGTCATCGCCCCAGCTGCCACTCCATCCTTGCCTGAACAG AATTCAGGGCTGAGACATGAAGAAGAAGCTCATGCGGGAATTTCAGAGAATGCCACGGAATTAACTCTTGAAATTGAAAACGAAGGCGAGTCATTAGAACTAAGTAGTATGGATATCAGTGGAAATTCCAAGGAAGATGTGGGGAATGGTACTAATGAAGGAGTGTTAAGTGAATTTAGTGCGACAAGAAGATCAACATCATTCGAATCTTTATCTACTGCTTCAGTATCACAGAGTACTTTGGATGGTAATGAGATGTCAGCAAGAATGAAAAACCTTTGTTTGGACAGAGTAATGCAAGAACAGCAAATGATAAGAAGAAGCCAGAGTGCTGTTCTTCTTCGGTGA